One segment of Rhinatrema bivittatum chromosome 14, aRhiBiv1.1, whole genome shotgun sequence DNA contains the following:
- the LOC115076081 gene encoding E3 ubiquitin-protein ligase TRAF7-like, which produces MDTGNIVCASLPSANVLAIHLACLWFNLPSTPFPFSCTFIGNQDTYETHLEMCKFEGLKEFLQQTDDRFHEMQVAMAQKDQEIAFLRSMLGKLSEKIDQLEKTLDLKFDVLDENQSKLSEDMMEFRRDASMLNDELSHVNARLNMGILGSYDPQQIFKCKGTFVGHQGPVWCLCVYSIGDLLFSGSSDKTIKVWDTCTTYKCQKTLEGHDGIVLALCIQGNKLYSGSADCTIIVWDIQTLLKVNTIRAHDNPVCTLVSSHNMLFSGSLKAIKVWDIVGTELNLKKELTGLNHWVRALVASQNYLYSGSYQTIKIWDIRSLECVHVLQTSGGSVYSIAVTNHHIVCGTYENLIHVWDIESKEQVRTLTGHVGTVYALAVISTPDQTKVFSASYDRSLRVWSMDNMICTQTLLRHQGSVTALAVSRGRLFSGAVDSTVKVWTC; this is translated from the exons ATGGACACTGGCAATATTGTCTGTGCTTCATTGCCCTCAGCGAATGTTCTTGCTATTCATCTTGCTTGTTTGTGGTTTAACCTCCCTTCCACTCCTTTTCCCTTCAGCTGCACATTTATAGGAAACCAGGACACCTATGAGACCCACTTGGAAATGTGCAAGTTTGAGGGGCTGAAGGAGTTCCTCCAGCAGACAGATGATCGCTTCCATGAGATGCAGGTGGCAATGGCTCAGAAGGATCAGGAGATTGCCTTCCTCCGATCCATGCTAGGAAAActctctgagaaaattgaccagcTGGAGAAGACCCTGGACCTGAAGTTTG ATGTTTTGGATGAGAACCAGAGTAAGCTGAGTGAGGACATGATGGAATTCCGCCGAGATGCATCCATGCTCAAT GATGAACTTTCCCACGTTAATGCCAGACTGAACATGGGCATCCTAGGct CCTATGATCCCCAACAGATATTTAAATGCAAAGGCACCTTCGTGGGACACCAGGGTCCAGTGTGGTGTCTCTGTGTTTACTCCATAGGGGACTTGCTCTTCAGTGGCTCATCGGACAAAACCATAAAG GTGTGGGATACCTGCACGACATATAAGTGCCAGAAAACCTTAGAAGGCCATGATGGAATTGTCCTAGCTCTCTGTATTCAAGG GAATAAGCTATACAGTGGTTCTGCAGATTGCACTATAATT GTCTGGGACATACAAACCCTGCTGAAGGTTAATACCATCCGGGCGCATGACAATCCCGTTTGCACTTTGGTGTCATCTCATAATATGCTCTTCAGCGGCTCACTCAAAGCCATCAAG GTGTGGGATATTGTGGGGACAGAGCTGAACCTGAAAAAGGAGTTAACCGGTCTGAATCACTGGGTGCGAGCATTGGTGGCATCCCAAAACTATCTGTACAGCGGCTCTTACCAGACCATTAAG ATTTGGGACATTCGAAGCCTGGAGTGTGTCCACGTCTTGCAGACGTCAGGTGGAAGTGTGTACTCTATCGCCGTGACGAACCATCACATAGTCTGTGGCACCTATGAGAACCTTATCCAC GTCTGGGATATTGAGTCGAAGGAACAGGTGCGGACTCTGACAGGTCACGTGGGAACAGTGTATGCTCTGGCCGTCATCTCCACCCCAGATCAAACCAAAGTCTTCAGTGCCTCGTATGATCGCTCCCTCAGA GTCTGGAGCATGGATAATATGATTTGCACCCAGACGTTACTGCGACACCAGGGCAGTGTAACCGCTCTTGCTGTCTCCAGGGGAAGACTCTTCTCGGGTGCCGTGGACAGCACTGTCAag GTGTGGACTTGCTAA